In Cydia amplana chromosome 2, ilCydAmpl1.1, whole genome shotgun sequence, the following proteins share a genomic window:
- the LOC134661207 gene encoding growth arrest and DNA damage-inducible protein GADD45 alpha, whose protein sequence is MYKDSVVPVKMESFSGVAAKSPMGQCIKTVLRRACVEKRLTVGLLPAIQYLSSNSTGALFCFTTEAPPGDSATHMQEVLLQAFCDENDIYVIKVDSEAKMRMILGFPALDYSCVLVHSPYTDPFSDSQEIDPSVLTDSEKHLIDHCERNWGCSQVPVIKLPEK, encoded by the exons ATGTACAAGGATTCAGTGGTTCCAGTGAAGATGGAGAGCTTTAGCGGAGTGGCCGCGAAAAG CCCAATGGGCCAATGCATCAAGACGGTGCTGCGGCGGGCCTGCGTTGAGAAGCGACTGACCGTCGGCCTGCTGCCCGCCATCCAGTACCTCTCCAGCAACAGCACGGGGGCGCTGTTCTGCTTCACCACCGAAGCACCCCCCGGGGACAGCGCCACGCACATGCAGGAGGTGCTGCTACAGGCCTTCTGCGATGAGAACGACATCTATGTCATTAAG GTTGATTCAGAAGCCAAAATGCGGATGATCCTCGGTTTCCCCGCCTTGGACTATAGCTGCGTGTTGGTCCACTCGCCATACACAGACCCCTTCAGCGACAGTCAAGAGATAGACCCCTCAGTCCTCACCGACAGTGAAAAACACCTGATCGACCACTGCGAGAGGAACTGGGGATGCTCCCAGGTCCCAGTCATAAAGCTACCCGAGAAGTGA
- the LOC134662235 gene encoding uncharacterized protein LOC134662235, whose protein sequence is MMDIEAKIREDMRTLGCSSDLKISLAYHLYVYLVDVKLMYDTEYCYNKDVDTLYIVARPSKRDKMNIYVPVPTHEDVNMEFIGVLQQNLCTIETGPSINLAFIDGDSSTVIYTFTKGIVERPTAEKVAERRMREERRMFIDHELKKKKNDILNDAMNGGFVDDDECQVID, encoded by the coding sequence ATGATGGACATTGAAGCGAAAATAAGAGAGGACATGCGCACCCTTGGCTGCAGCTCTGACTTAAAAATATCACTGGCTTACCACCTCTATGTATACTTAGTGGACGTAAAACTAATGTACGACACTGAATACTGTTACAATAAAGACGTAGACACTTTATATATAGTCGCAAGGCCTAGTAAACGGGATAAAATGAACATATACGTGCCCGTCCCTACGCATGAAGATGTTAACATGGAGTTTATTGGTGTTTTGCAGCAGAATTTGTGTACAATTGAGACCGGACCTAGTATTAATTTAGCTTTCATCGACGGTGATTCGTCGACAGTTATCTATACATTTACTAAAGGTATAGTTGAGAGGCCGACGGCCGAGAAGGTGGCCGAGAGGAGAATGCGGGAGGAGCGGAGAATGTTCATTGACCATGAACTGAAGAAGAAAAAGAACGATATCCTCAATGACGCCATGAATGGAGGGTTTGTAGACGACGACGAGTGCCAAGTGATCGATTGA
- the LOC134660999 gene encoding mucin-2-like, with translation MAPSVLALMLLLAASSAREQSRWSRQISTYTADISDWVPLSAPVEQPSVEVKRQAVAEPRILAEPFPGFARTAAFNQDFRNQPLYQNRPLYLQSVPSVPSAPQNFLTDQGFGQSIRFGLSQPNFPLNQGFVSPQFNYDTVPQIKPRPTVPANPIKFESFPKPLPSPQAKPFHNQAPKKLPLPQGPKFVDGYRLENASNQFVFNQKKPQSLQKLKFEGSKTETVIPNKSKLEREEVQLLYVPVESLNQGQYNFRNPQIQYSTQGLPKQNPIKQPFVNDFQRPAKPAEHVNFGQEYFNYNPKLQEFDQVPKFSTISTPFPTAPPTTPRPKKLKPHQPPLAVFLSQEARKGAQVKVGDVLTSLKNANTIAVLDAVNPLNAPKVFIGPSTLTPPENYVKFELPYLSNIENSANKLRQLPFFVAPLSYHTPDGFAKIPFPSPHVGSVVINSQIKDSAPATSTTPEADVIPNSYVASPPSQKQEHRPVTQKPNFSYYSTVPPKTNAPTHQSEYYSFEPQTVTSIRPSKEPADSIITAPPKPGSYFMSNVGQQYNPNQYAEYSQENYSQEQVRPNIVRQPEPTTPTTTRPPKTTSRPSSTYSSQLLETHNPYSINQAFHFSTPLDYNHYLDEKDNYSTQPQQQFKPLPSSSASPAPTTPSTTLKPEIVTEKQSYQQTQPNYVQQNYSPEIHYESEIQSSRFPAYNSNEFTTKTEYNRPETVHTNSLPTVNSPPTDTDNRYVETQAPVQENSAAVNEIPVTAADAGVQPTNPSYNQYYTSFVSNESQESSMTTTSTTTTTTTRRPPIRTRGRPRYTTTPRTNSNESSTKYTATRRPLRERRPLPTRSRYEPNKITTEKPTRKPVDSNESSTKSSPYSSRTRTRGRVQFKPSDSDEGQYNKNRASSKEEDLAYQRDVLHQNYPVTLMERASTADIEAITEPAPKYQSTKNVESSVTYDTENAYTYERASVSQPNTNSASSEHTFPSRSEGRTETPYVPHVPSTREEYVYHSRSSSAPVDAISYDESSPDNEDIYAKQTTPIQKDASVEVSYATEAVSPVTEQASYSVTIRQETATPENEDTKFLSEEANHEEEVQTTPSYNRVRVRPGLIKQYHQSSTEATKTKERKHPVQAITYRPAFDRRRTTMRIEEIGEDLKTKQVFARPEVQEHRHPVYKPEPTTEPPVTTASQETSTKRGQFRRRRPSYTTTSTEASSSKKSTYEVKNRFRGRRPTTEKPTEKTESQTEASTTTVRNNLHSRYSNRPRLSERYNKKQETEDQDQEPNYSINRPKFAEPETVEWSGDSFKPYNPNDIIDDRKDSTAGLRSDDDGELDIITARNEYDDILISVTPATNRLNKKIPDIPPTLEALVEQSKVTKSDSPDAMSTFESMLEEVMKSLEEQDEDEYSSNVMKHKGGEIGEIPPERIISSGDNAKPSTPEVTTTIEPTGESSILSEEDNDRKSRRRGFWKKVAVRPATTEAIEAAESQHYAHAVNRLAPPTGKAAHDKDTPAKVTTYKPTFNIKDIFTDDSIDELPTVDIPKINAPETTPLASTTENILQKETPTEMSPGDLDLGTGSPDPTVAEPMTTEASTETNIDRNDGFSFMDYLFGATADDSDDKKVTKATETEETTEPAKTRITTTESNVIPEEITAVADSDNTAETVTEFTEIKKSNVTEPVTEAQRVVTEPAPESSSVSAFMDPASVVSTSMSTEVSHETEICFRGKCIKTSKDLL, from the exons ATGGCGCCGTCAGTGCTAGCGCTCATGCTGCTGCTAGCCGCGAGCTCCGCCCGCGAGCAGAGCCGCTGGTCGCGCCAGATCAGCACGTACACCGCCGACATCAGCGACTGGGTGCCGCTGTCCGCGCCCGTGGAGCAGCCCTCGGTCGAGGTCAAGCGACAGGCCGTGGCCGAGCCGCGCATCCTCGCCGAGCCCTTCCCGGGCTTCGCGCGCACCGCCGCCTTCAACCAGGACTTCAGGAACCAACCCCTCTACCAGAACCGCCCGCTGTACTTGCAGTCCGTCCCGTCGGTCCCGTCTGCCCCGCAGAACTTCTTGACTGACCAGGGTTTCGGACAGAGCATACGCTTCGGCCTCTCCCAGCCCAATTTTCCGCTGAACCAAGGATTCGTGTCGCCGCAGTTCAACTACGACACCGTGCCGCAGATCAAGCCCAGGCCGACGGTCCCGGCTAATCCCATCAAGTTCGAAAGTTTCCCGAAGCCGCTACCTTCGCCGCAAGCGAAACCTTTCCACAACCAGGCGCCGAAGAAGCTCCCGCTCCCACAAGGACCGAAGTTCGTTGACGGTTACCGGTTAGAGAACGCGAGCAATCAATTCGTTTTTAATCAGAAGAAGCCACAGTCACTccagaagctcaagtttgaagGGTCCAAGACAGAAACCGTAATCCCTAACAAATCTAAGTTGGAAAGAGAAGAAGTACAGTTACTTTATGTCCCAGTTGAGTCTCTAAACCAAGGCCAATACAACTTCCGCAATCCGCAAATTCAATACTCTACGCAAGGTCTTCCGAAACAAAACCCTATTAAGCAGCCGTTCGTTAACGACTTCCAAAGACCCGCGAAACCGGCAGAGCACGTTAACTTTGGACAAGAGTACTTTAATTACAATCCTAAACTACAAGAATTTGACCAGGTCCCGAAGTTTTCGACCATTTCCACGCCGTTCCCGACCGCACCTCCCACCACCCCGCGGCCAAAGAAGTTAAAGCCGCACCAGCCTCCGCTGGCCGTGTTCTTGTCGCAAGAAGCTAGGAAAGGAGCTCAAGTAAAGGTCGGCGACGTTCTTACTTCGCTGAAAAATGCTAACACAATTGCCGTCTTGGACGCAGTCAACCCCTTAAATGCACCCAAAGTATTCATTGGCCCGTCGACCCTGACGCCTCCGGAAAACTACGTCAAATTCGAATTACCGTACTTGTCTAATATCGAGAACAGCGCTAACAAACTGAGGCAACTGCCGTTCTTTGTCGCCCCGCTGAGCTACCACACGCCAGATGGTTTTGCAAAGATTCCGTTCCCTTCTCCTCATGTTGGATCAGTGGTGATCAACTCTCAGATCAAAGACTCCGCGCCTGCGACTTCAACGACTCCTGAGGCTGATGTTATTCCTAACTCTTACGTGGCTTCCCCTCCTTCTCAAAAACAAGAGCATAGACCAGTAACTCAAAAACCCAACTTCAGTTATTATAGCACGGTACCACCGAAGACCAACGCTCCCACTCATCAATCTGAATACTATTCGTTCGAACCGCAAACTGTCACTTCTATTAGGCCTTCAAAGGAACCAGCCGATAGCATCATTACTGCTCCACCGAAACCTGGCTCATATTTCATGAGCAATGTAGGACAACAGTACAACCCTAATCAGTACGCGGAATACTCACAAGAAAACTACAGCCAAGAGCAAGTCAGGCCGAATATTGTTAGACAACCGGAGCCGACCACTCCGACCACGACCCGTCCCCCCAAGACCACGAGCAGACCGTCCTCCACGTACTCAAGCCAGCTGCTGGAGACGCACAACCCATATTCTATCAACCAGGCTTTCCACTTCAGCACTCCCTTGGATTACAACCACTACTTGGATGAGAAGGACAACTACTCGACACAGCCACAGCAGCAGTTCAAGCCTCTGCCGTCGTCGTCGGCGTCACCCGCACCCACCACCCCGAGCACCACACTCAAACCTGAAATCGTTACTGAAAAACAGTCATACCAACAAACCCAGCCGAATTACGTTCAGCAAAATTACTCGCCAGAAATTCACTATGAATCCGAAATTCAAAGCTCTAGATTCCCCGCTTATAATTCCAATGAATTCACAACTAAGACTGAGTACAACCGACCGGAGACCGTGCACACGAATAGCTTGCCGACTGTCAACAGCCCGCCCACAGACACAGACAACAGATACGTCGAAACCCAAGCTCCTGTACAGGAGAACTCCGCTGCGGTTAATGAAATACCGGTCACGGCTGCCGATGCTGGAGTACAGCCCACTAATCCGTCATACAACCAGTACTATACTAGCTTCGTCAGTAACGAGAGCCAAGAGAGTTCCATGACCACAACATCCACGACCACTACGACTACAACCAGGAGGCCTCCTATCAGAACACGCGGACGGCCCCGCTACACCACTACCCCAAGAACCAATTCCAACGAATCTAGCACCAAATATACTGCTACACGCAGACCGCTGCGCGAGAGGAGGCCTCTGCCCACCAGATCTAGATATGAACCTAATAAGATCACTACCGAGAAGCCTACAAGGAAGCCGGTAGATTCCAATGAAAGCTCAACCAAATCTTCCCCCTACTCCAGCAGAACAAGAACACGAGGACGCGTTCAGTTTAAGCCCTCGGATAGTGACGAAGGACAATACAACAAAAACAGAGCCAGCAGCAAAGAGGAAGACTTGGCCTACCAGAGAGATGTTCTTCACCAAAACTATCCAGTTACTCTAATGGAAAGAGCGAGCACTGCAGACATTGAAGCCATCACTGAGCCGGCACCTAAATACCAATCCACCAAGAACGTTGAATCGTCAGTTACTTATGATACCGAAAATGCCTACACTTACGAAAGAGCATCCGTGAGCCAACCTAACACTAACTCCGCGTCGAGCGAGCACACCTTCCCGTCGCGGTCCGAGGGCCGCACAGAGACGCCTTATGTGCCTCACGTGCCTTCCACTCGGGAGGAGTACGTCTATCACTCGAGGAGCAGCTCCGCCCCGGTCGACGCTATATCATATGATGAGTCTTCACCAGACAATGAAGACATTTACGCAAAACAAACTACTCCAATCCAAAAAGACGCAAGTGTCGAAGTATCTTACGCTACCGAAGCTGTCAGCCCCGTAACCGAGCAGGCTAGCTATTCAGTTACCATCAGACAAGAGACGGCTACTCCAGAAAATGAGGATACCAAGTTTTTGAGCGAAGAGGCTAACCATGAAGAAGAAGTACAAACGACACCTTCGTACAACAGAGTGCGCGTGCGACCCGGTCTCATCAAACAGTATCACCAATCATCCACTGAAGCGACGAAGACAAAGGAGAGGAAACATCCAGTTCAAGCAATCACTTACAGACCCGCGTTCGACAGACGCCGCACCACCATGCGTATCGAGGAGATCGGTGAGGATCTAAAGACCAAACAAGTCTTCGCCCGCCCTGAAGTTCAAGAGCACAGGCATCCCGTTTACAAACCAGAGCCCACGACCGAGCCGCCGGTCACGACCGCCTCGCAGGAGACTTCCACCAAGCGCGGCCAGTTCCGTCGCCGGCGACCCTCCTACACCACCACCTCCACCGAAGCGTCCAGCTCTAAGAAAAGCACTTACGAAGTAAAGAACAGGTTCAGAGGACGACGACCGACCACTGAAAAACCAACGGAAAAAACTGAATCGCAAACCGAGGCGTCTACAACGACTGTCAGAAATAATCTTCACAGCAGATACAGCAATCGACCGCGACTGTCGGAGAGATACAATAAGAAACAGGAAACTGAAGATCAAGATCAGGAGCCCAACTACTCCATCAACAGGCCAAAATTTGCGGAACCCGAAACAGTCGAATGGTCAGGCGATTCTTTCAAACCTTACAACCCTAATGACATCATCGATGACAGGAAAGACTCCACAGCCGGATTGCGAAGCGATGACGATGGCGAACTGGACATCATAACAGCTAGAAACGAGTACGACGATATTCTAATTTCTGTAACACCAGCGACTAACAGGCTGAACAAAAAGATACCCGATATTCCTCCTACTCTGGAGGCCCTGGTTGAACAAAGCAAAGTGACCAAGAGCGACTCACCTGACGCGATGTCCACATTCGAGAGCATGTTAGAGGAAGTGATGAAGAGTTTAGAAGAGCAGGACGAGGATGAGTACTCGAGTAACGTGATGAAGCACAAGGGCGGGGAGATCGGGGAGATCCCGCCGGAGAGGATCATCTCGTCAGGAGACAACGCGAAGCCAAGCACGCCAGAGGTGACCACGACCATCGAGCCCACTGGAGAGTCTAGCATTCTTAGTGAG GAGGACAATGACCGCAAGAGCCGCCGGCGCGGCTTCTGGAAGAAGGTGGCGGTGCGCCCCGCCACCACCGAGGCCATCGAGGCCGCTGAGTCCCAGCACTACGCGCACGCCGTCAACCGCCTCGCGCCGCCGACTGGCAAGGCCGCCCACGACAAAGACACGCCCGCCAAGGTCACCACCTACAAACCCACCTTCAACATCAAAGACATCTTCACAGACGACTCCATAGACGAACTCCCCACTGTAGACATCCCCAAAATTAACGCACCAGAAACCACGCCTCTAGCCTCTACCACAGAAAACATCCTACAAAAAGAAACTCCAACGGAAATGTCCCCAGGCGACTTAGATCTCGGAACTGGATCCCCGGACCCGACGGTCGCTGAGCCCATGACTACAGAAGCCTCGACTGAAACCAATATCGACAGGAACGACGGGTTCAGCTTCATGGACTACTTGTTCGGAGCCACCGCGGATGACAGTGACGACAAGAAAGTCACTAAAGCGACGGAAACTGAAGAAACTACAGAGCCAGCCAAAACTAGGATAACTACGACGGAAAGCAATGTCATACCTGAAGAGATCACCGCTGTCGCAGACAGCGATAACACTGCTGAAACAGTCACAGAATTTACAGAAATCAAAAAGTCAAACGTTACCGAGCCGGTGACGGAAGCACAGAGGGTAGTGACGGAGCCGGCGCCAGAGTCCTCGTCCGTGTCGGCCTTCATGGACCCGGCGTCCGTCGTCAGCACCTCCATGTCCACCGAGGTCTCCCACGAGACCGAGATCTGCTTCAGAGGGAAATGCATAAAGACCAGCAAAGACCTCTTATAA